The proteins below come from a single Rhinoraja longicauda isolate Sanriku21f chromosome 5, sRhiLon1.1, whole genome shotgun sequence genomic window:
- the LOC144593478 gene encoding potassium channel subfamily K member 1-like: MLPRLGGCGPEPGSCQRWLYMNRSGVGFTLLALAYLLYLSCGALLFSSLELPYEDSLRRELKLLKSQFVQDNPCLDPDTLERFLARVLEANNHGVSVLNNSSGKWNWDFTSSLFFAATVLTTTGYGHTVPLSDGGKAFCIIYSVIGIPFTLLFLTSMVQRVVVLVTRRPIHYIHTRWGYRKQSVALVHALLLGLLLILCFFLIPAAVFTQLEKNWSFLESIYFCFISLSTIGLGDYVPGEVVHQRLRELYKLAITVYLMIGLTAVLVVLETFCELQKLKELKRIFYLKKDKPEDEIKILDHDQLSFPSVVDSVPIGREQHKLSEPFVSGPKAHPFTEDLGNR, encoded by the exons ATGCTGCCGAGGCTGGGTGGCTGTGGCCCAGAGCCGGGCTCCTGCCAGCGCTGGCTGTACATGAACAGGTCAGGTGTGGGCTTCACCCTGCTGGCGCTGGCATACCTGCTGTACCTGAGCTGCGGAGCCCTGCTCTTCTCCTCGCTAGAGTTGCCCTACGAGGACAGTCTGCGCCGGGAGCTGAAGCTGCTGAAGAGCCAGTTCGTGCAGGACAACCCGTGCCTGGACCCGGACACCCTGGAGCGCTTCCTCGCCCGCGTCCTGGAGGCAAACAACCATggcgtgtctgtgctgaacaacagCAGCGGCAAGTGGAACTGGGACTTCACATCGTCGCTCTTCTTCGCCGCCACCGTCCTCACCACCACCG GTTATGGCCACACGGTTCCTCTCTCTGATGGTGGCAAGGCCTTCTGCATAATCTACTCAGTCATTGGCATCCCCTTCACGCTGCTCTTCCTCACCTCGATGGTGCAGCGGGTGGTGGTGCTGGTGACCCGGCGGCCCATCCACTACATCCACACCCGCTGGGGCTACCGCAAGCAGAGCGTCGCCCTGGTCCACGCCCTCCTACTGGGGCTGCTCCTCATCCTCTGCTTCTTCCTCATCCCCGCTGCCGTCTTCACTCAGCTGGAGAAGAACTGGTCCTTCCTGGAGTCCATCTACTTCTGCTTCATCTCGCTCAGCACCATTGGTCTGGGAGACTATGTCCCGGGGGAGGTTGTGCACCAGAGGCTACGCGAGCTGTACAAGTTGGCAATAACCG tCTACCTCATGATTGGTCTCACCGCTGTACTCGTTGTCCTGGAGACCTTCTGCGAGCTCCAGAAGCTGAAGGAGCTGAAGAGGATCTTCTACCTGAAGAAGGACAAGCCTGAGGATGAAATCAAGATCCTGGACCACGATCAGCTCTCGTTTCCGTCCGTGGTGGACTCCGTGCCCATTGGCCGGGAGCAGCACAAACTCAGCGAGCCCTTTGTCTCAGGGCCGAAGGCCCACCCCTTCACAGAGGACCTCGGCAACCGGTGA